The genomic DNA TCCACAGGCCGAAGTGGGCCGCCTCGCAAGTCTGATTGACTTTGTCCACCCTTGGGCTTAGCACTGCCCAGTAGTCCGTTACCACCGCTGTGAACATGCAAGCCATACCCACCAGCAACACGAAGATGGCAATCTTTATCTTTGTGCGCCTGTGCATGTTTCCAGGTAGTGAGATTTCAGATATTCTTCCCctgatatgaaaaaaaatatattgataaAATTGGATGTTCTGCAATGTGAACACACAGGGTCTCTGTCCCAGGGTCTTCTTTTCTCAGTGACTGCAGCAAGCTTCCCACAAAGtctcttctccttttctctccccgCCTAAGTGTATCTCTCCCTGTCGCAAATCTGTGCCTCTGGTTCGAAGGGAAAGGGGCCAGACTGCTCTGTCCAAGTTTAAAGTCCCCTTTTCCCTACTCACTATGAGTTGCTATACAACTGAGGGGATGCAAGTTTAGACTTACAGCTGTTGAGGTAGATCAAGAAAGTTGATGACCAAACCAACTGTCTGGTGGGCAATGGGTGTGGAGAATGCTGCATGTGTTGGTAGGTATTTTGCTGGGGAGATGCTATAAATGTGACTGGTGAGTCAAGTTGTCAGGTTGTCTGCTTATCCGGTTACAGTGTCAGTGGGTGGAGATGTTTAACGTGCCATAATAAGTGGCCTCACATAAACAGTTTCTATATGTGCAACTTTCAAAATGGATTCTTAAGCATTGTGAGAATAGTTTTCCCTACATCTAGTTTCCATCCATCTACAGTGGCTGCGTTTTCACTCTCGGCCTCACTACAACACCGCCTTGGTGTGGATTTGTCTCTGTAAACTATTTATAAGGATAATGTGGATGTGTTTACAAAGAACTGTTTCTTTATCGAGATGCTCAGTGTGCCATCTCCACAGTCAGAAGTGGTTGTAAAAGATGAAGGTAAAGTAATGGCATGCATTCTTAACTGATGTCCTTCTGTTGATAatctttttttgcagtttttcctGTTAATGTCATTGTACGAGGGATTATGAGTGAAGAAGTCACTAAAGGTCCTATAGTACAATACCAATCTCAAAAACAACATTGGTTTCCATATTTGTTTTCTGCAAATGAGGCTATATCTATAGGATGAACAGACAGGTACAGTGTTGAGTGCAATGCTGTTTTACTGTTATTTCACTGCTCGGAAGAATTGGTAATGATAACACAAGTCAGATATAATGTGAGGATACTTTATATATTGCCCAGGAACCTATGCTATTAAAAAAATTAGAGAGACATTCATATTTATAACTCTTCTGTAAGCTCCAATGCCCGCCCCTTGTATACTTCTGCTTCAGCAAATTGCCCAGAAAATGCTTGACCCTCCTCCATTCTGCTGTATTTTATAGAACCGAGAATAACGtcagaagttgttttttttacagcagacatttcAACTCACCACAGTAGGAAAAGTACTGGTGTAAAGAATGAAATGATTGATGGCTGAATTCCTTTAAACTGCTTTGATTTCAGGATCGGGCATGCTTGCTCACTGGCACTCTTACTGGAACACTTGAAGAGCCAGAGCCATCGTTAGTGTTATtggtaacacctgtgcttttcctacaatacaagtcaaaatgtctgctgttagAAAGTGGTGCAAAATCGTGAGTTGAGAAACAAGCCCTTGCACTTTGATTCTGACACTCTTACCATCAGGGAGTGCCTGATGCTTACCAAAGTGTTCATTTATAAAATCTAAACTATTACATTGTAAATGTGTTGGTCTATTTCCCAAACAACTGGAAGGAGATCACTAAAAGTTTTACTTTCACGGATTGAAAGTGCTTGGATTTGTCCTTGATTAATACTTCAACATGCTGTTATTGTAAAAGAAGAAGATAGTATTTGTTTAAAGGCAAATATTTATCAtgaaatagggctgtcaaataaatggtgggaaaaatacagaaaacatacTTTGGATTATAACCCAAAAGGTGTGATAGTCCCTTTGATAACTCCCTTACAGTTAATCACAGTGGTGTGTCCctgtttatcttttttaaaCTCTGGCctatttaaagttttttttttttttaaagaattgtgaCCCACTTCCCCTCGGCGTGAGCACAGGCGCCAGTGAAAGTGAATAAGTTGTGACGGCAACAAAGTAGAACTTGACAAAATCACTGCAAACTTACACACCCATGACAAGCTAACATATGAATGAGTGTATGCTCCTGCTGAGGGATCTGTCAGTCATCACCGCCAATGATACTCACCCACTTGTGTCCCAGAAAGTATTGTAGTAGTTCCTCTCCACAGATCCTCAATCAAAACATCAATGAAACAGACATGTACACTGTAATTCATATTTCTGTTAGCTATACTGTTTTAAACAACAACCTATGTCCTATTTTTGTAGCTTAGGCCACTAtgggaaaagatgttttttaactCACCATTTTACCCACTGATATATAACACTATGAGTACCCCACTTGGGCAGCTTTACGATAGATTACACTGCAGTTCAGTCCAGTTTATCAGGAAAGGAAAGTGTGTGAACCCAAACTGTCCATTATCATCAATCAATCCAACCAGGCAGCAGCACTCCAAATGTAATGGACATTTGGGTAATAATTTCAGCAATTTTTCcacttttgttttcagttccaaATAGGTAGTTGAGATAATAACAGGTAATTGGATTAATGTGTAAATGTTAAAAACCTGTTTATTTGCTCATGTTTGTGATGGCCTTGTGGAGTCCATTGAAAGTTGCCTTGAGCTGATTTGAGCTACACAGTGAGCAATTAAGCTAATAAGTAAAATACCATCATAAGCTACTGAAATTATGACCAAAATTATGAAAACATGCTCATATCTTCCTTTAATGCTGATGATTTGACAACTACATACAAAAGTTTGATTAAAGTTTGACTTTGATTTCTGAGAAAgttaatgtgtgttttaaatcACTGTGCGGTCATCTTTGTTCTTAGTTGACCCAAaagagggttttttttctttacaaagtTAAAAGGTGTTGATGTAGCCAGGTGCAGTCTAGCTTTAGACTTGTACACAATGGGATCTCATTTCTGAATACTGCATACAAACCCAAATATGTGTATCAAGTATGTGTAATTGAATGGAATTTGTTATTTCATGGTGTAGTCGCTGACAAGCTATCAGTTACATCCACctgatgaaaatgaatgaaatgaattatGGTCTGACATGTGGTATCTCAATATGAACACTGACACTGGAGCTCATTGGATTGGCAACCATCCACATTATCATGACATTATAAGGACTCAATGGACTCAAAGACTCATCGACAGAGACtaaaaaaatactatttgtGAGATTGCCCTGCTCGCCTGCTACACTTATTTTGAATGATTTGTTAAGGCTGGGTTTGACACTGGATAAGAGAAGAGCATTGCTAGCTGGACTTACGGCTGCAAAAAAACTAGTTGCCACACGTTGGAAACCTCCACATTCGCTCTCTTTTCGAGCTTGGGTTTTAACATATTTGGATattgtttactttttattttatcttagtTGTTAATCATACGTTTTTTGTGTATATGCATATGTATAGGTATGtatgtgaatatatattttatgctcTATTTTTGAAGTGTGTATATACCTGTACGTACtgtttctttaaaataaaataaaaattagatCACAAAAAAATACTATTTGTGGCATTTATGGTATGATTTAAGTACATTAACGTTAGAGATTTCCTCTGGCCAAGCTTGCTGACTTCCCGTTGGCTCCAGAACACATGAATGGCATAAAATTATCTAATGATATGACAAATTTTATTGGACCGTTTGCTCGATTGATGATTGTGCATGTGCCAGTGTGTGTCACATGATCCTATAATACCAAGTGTAGCCACCATGCCAAAATTGCCAATTGGGCTGTGATTAAAGGCCATTCTTCACATGAATCCTGTTTAAACCATTTCATCTTCTACTTGACATCACTGTCTGCTGCACCTCCAGCCTTccatttttcttctattttttcaTATCATGTTCTCCGAGTTTTGAGTGaggtttttccttttcttcgTAGAGACTTAATGCTGGCTTAAGAACCATGGCTGTTGTAGATCTGTAAAATCCATTGAGTTGTTGTGTGTGATATTGGGccatacaaatacatttaacttCCTTGACTAGTTATTATACAGATAAGACAAAGagtaaatgttaattaatgtgctcatacatttttttaaagtatacttttttttttttcagtggatCATGTCAAAAAGTAATCACAGACATCATAAATTATAATGAGCAAACTTCATGCCTTAAAATAATCAAAGAGATGTTCAATTTCCACTCTTTTATTTCAGAGTAATTTATCAGCACAATTATACATTACAAACCTCTCATGGAAGTAATTAAAGACACTTTGTATTTACAGGCTCGGTagtacaatatataatatattattgatAGGCCCTATATGTTATTATATCATTAAAAATAAGTCTTCAACTGAAACAGACAATGCAAATGTTCCAAGCAGACCATAGAATATTGAGGGTTTTGTGCAAGAAGTTTATAAAAAAACCCACTATTATGaataaaatgactttaaaaagAATGCAACATAAAAGTCTCTGCACCAATCTCCCAATTATGACTTAAActaaaaagacacatttcaccAGTTATTCTGACTTGAACTAAAAGAAATGGTGTCAGAGGGCCCAAATTCTCTTCTGTATTTACAAATTTataattttaaattattttatgttattcatCTAGTTGCCTTAATATCATCcacagtttatttttgttggTTATGTGTTGCAATGTAATAAGGATAAAACAACGTTTTTATTCCCTTCTCCtgtaatgtgtgtttaaagggtTTGTTCACAGGTTTACAGTGAGTGATGTTTGCTTGCTATCAGATAAGTTGCATTTGTGCAGACATTGCAAAACTAATTGGATATATTACAAAACACCATGAAAGTCTGTTGTTTTTCATGTGTCATAGCAGATGAAAAGGGTTAAGCTCCAACTGCTGCTGGCTTAATCCAGTCTTAGCCCAGTGACAGATGTCATGCTAATGGATGCCTGTGGTTACTGGATCGACAGCATGGCACTGATATATCAACAGGGAGCGAGGAACCAAGGCCCCTGCTGGGAGGAATCTTAGACACTTTAAATTTTCAAAACGAACTTGGGAGGTGAGAGAGTGTCTGTGGAAACGGAATCTCTCAGGAGAAAATATTAAACTAACATGTACTGCTGATGAAATGATTTCATCATAAAAAACTACAGACCATTATGGGATCACACCAGCCTGACACCACTACAGGGACACGtaaagtgtgtttgtatttgtgtgtgtgtgtgtgtgtgtgtgggcctaCTTCCGGCGCCCTTGCTTGGACCATACCCATATTTAAacttggccttcattttgatctcaaacacacactcgtAATGtttgctgacagacagacatataaacACCTGGAAAAGTATTCAAAACCAACTCTGTGGTAGTCTCATTTCAGTAGGTGTCTGAAAGAGCAAATTTTGCcattatgacacacacacacacacacacacacacacacacacacacacacacacacagtgtcacaaAGTGAAAACGATACAAGCATCGCTGATGCGGCTGGTAATAAATGAGATCGCTCTTCAAGCATCAACATGGTGTAGATTATGGTGTTGCTCTCACCActgttgaacattttaacattattgtCAGACATTATTCTAGACATCATATGTGGTTTTAGAAGaaaaatggtttttttttttgtaaagatgAACAAAGTGTCAGCCCATGGCAATGTTTTCACAAATTGTATACAAATCGTTGTAACATTTACACCTCCAATTATATTTGTAATTATATTGTTCAACAATGAGCCTTCGTCATCCCTTTCAAGCGTTACAAATGGACATGTATGATCTATAACAACATCCAAAAATATCTTTGAGTAGCATTTAATTACTAAAGTTATAGCTGATAAATTGCTTTTTAAGAAAACCATTGCTGGCTGTAAATGCTTTGTTATGGCATTGGGTGCATCAGGTTTAGTATAAAGATAGCTGAAGTGCGAACCGCTGCCGAACCATTTGTCATGCCAGCAAATCAAGTTACAAAGGCAGAACCTAAGTTGAGACCCCAAAGCGTTATTTTATCCATCCTGCACAGTGAGGTACCGATGTTAACTCCTGCATGGAGAGGGTACACTGCCATTTTCATCTCAATGACCGGAGGATCATTTTCAATGATGCACGACAGCAGAGAGTGGGGACACGGTTTTCTTGTGGATGAAAATACCAGTGGGGGTCCATGGCATTCACATTTATAGGGCTTAACAGCCTGGGTGATAGACAGAGGAGAGGGGTGAAGAAGAATCACTCTAATTCAGGGCTGGAATGGGGAACACGGTCAGCAGACCAGTTTGGCATAACAAAGatacattatacacacacagaataaaaaTAAGTCAATTCTAATTCAAGGTTTCCTCTTCCCCCCACATCAATGACTTCAATGACAACTGTAGCTGGGAGAGCAGAGGCTTTGCAGAGACTGCACGGCCTCTCATAGCACTGTTGTTAAAATGCACATTGTTACTGCCTCACTAACCAACAATAAACCAATTCCAGCTGCTGCTAAAAAATATTCAACTGGGAAACAAACCATGAAGCTGACATGGAACCCAATCAAGTGTGTGCTGTACCAAGAatgaataatttgaacttttatTAAcccttcacacacaaacaatgctCACTTTGCTCCAGTTGTTGTTTGGAGACAAGGAGACAAGCTTTCTGAAGTCTGGATGAGCATTTGGAAGCCTGTTAGTTCAGTCAAGCATTAAGTTGGCTGATGCTGATTTCCTTTAACACCCTGTGGTTGCCCGACTGTTTGCCACGCAGTTTCATAGCAGAGCATCGCAGGCCCATCAGCCCCACGTCATTAGCTAAAATGCTTCCCTTATAGAGAAAAACAAACGCAGTGGAGCAAATCTCAGTTCATATTTTGCAGTAAACCACAAGCAAGTCTAAAAGTGAAGTTAACTGTAATTATTAAGTTGAGTCTCCCCAGTCACTATTTAGGATATCTGTTCTTTAATTGTAATGCGATAAAAATCACAGTATTTGACTGAATAAGTAAAGAGTAAAGTAGTCCTGACCGAGGATTAGAGTTTGGTCTATTTTGTCTTCCCAGCATGGAAGGAGAGGGTCAGCCAGGCAGGGCACCTAATCAGTGGTGAGTTGTTAATGACCACCGAGTGGCTGAAAGAAGCTAAGGAGAAAATAAACATCAATAACTTCCATAATGAATCATTCCTTCTATAAACAAAAGTATTGGCTCCTCTTTGATAACGCTTATAGTTAGGGTTGGCTTAGTTTTGCCTTTGACCAGCCCTTAGTAATGCTGCTCTAGGTTTAGACTGTCAGGGGACTTCCTATGACCCACTGagctcccctctcctcctctctctctctctctccatctgtgtgcattcatgtggcattaatgcatgttactaacttagcttattccccagagtcaTTGGGCTTTCTtacagttttccttggattgtggtggctCCTGGATCGTGGCTGCGGCTGCTGTCGTGGTCCTGCTTAATGTCCATTGctactgttattattattattattactcataGTTCTACGATCTTTAGTGTTACTATAATTGGCACTGTTCATCCTGTCATTCCATTATacccactgctataattattgAGTCATAGTTCTATATTTATTATAGTTAGGTATTATTGTGGTTGCAATgcatctccctctctttcccccaaCCAGCAGAGGCAGATAGCCCATCAAGTTTTTCCTTGCTGCACTAAGTAcaattgctcttgggggaaatcTTAACATAACACAGTACAGCGGAACAACACATTTTCGTGACTTGAGACTTGCAATTCTAAAACCCAAGTAATACAGAAAAAGTCCTTCACAGAGCTGATACAAGAACTCACAAACTCTTCCACGGTCCACATGCACATCCACCATGTCACTCCTGGGTGACCTCTCACACAACactataaacattttattttaatattaccCAATTGGAAAGATAAAACTAAATAATCCAATCAAACACTTGACTAAATCAAACCATATTACACAATGTGCTTGTTAGTTGTAAAATAGGTGTCATCTGTCCTGCTTCTTGTTGTCAAAATATGGGGCAGCACAGAAGAGTACATAAATACTGAAATAAtagacacaaatatacacatatttAAGATAAATTTGTTCCATATGTCCCTGAGCAAATACACAGTCTGTACAAATAAtattatcattacattttatttagctgatggatttatccaaagcgacttacaattgccatatatgtcagaggttgcacacctctggagtaactatgggttaagtgtcttgctcagggacacaatggttgatgtatcgcagtgggattcaaacccaggtctcccacaccaaaggcatgtgttatatccactgcaccatcaccaccactacCCTTTACACTAATACATCACACTGGAATGTATTGACACTGCTGTGTGCCTTTGTTGATATATATCTACAGAAATACATATGTGTCATAGTGTGGGAGTGTGTCAGAGCCATAATACATTTCACATACCGTAACACACATATTTACTCACAAGCTTAAAAAAGAGGTTATTGAGATACAGTAGAAGTATTTGAATGGCAGTTGAGAAGGCTTACGACTATCAAAGGTGTACAGATTAAGTTAGCACCAGTTGTGTTAAAgttacaaacaaatacaatacaataatgcTCAATCACACTTCATTTTAGCATATCATTTTGGAGATAAATATCTATTTGTCTCcttttaaaagaaacatttccaAAACACTATACATCTATTTTTagcacaaaaacataattaccTGAAGTTCAATATTCAGAATCTTTATTATATTGAGCATCAAGTCTATAAAAGCTTAATTATTTTATCAGGCAATTATCCTTTAAAGAATACAAGAACATGTATGACATATTTCAGCCTTTCTGTAAGAAGTCACTCACAAATAGTGGGTATCACAATTTCAAATTAAACTCTTCAAATGTTGCTACAAAATGTCTGCATTCCCCTTATAGATACTGAGTCATAATATGATGAAAAGTTGTTTTGATATCacctttcctcttcctccaaaTGAAACACAGATTGGCACTTTTCTGTCACAGAGGGACACAAAGGAAAAACTATTTTGAGCTCTGACCTTTCAACACCGCTGCTGTCTGAACAGAAGAATTGTCCTTTCTCATCAACTGTACAATAGCTATTGTGTTCCATTAAGCTTATTGTTTTACACAGTAATACACTTCTGACCTCATACCGGCGTGGTCCTCCTGTTCACTCCATCTTTCATATCTTTCTGGAAGCAGTTGTGGACTTGTAAAAACCCAGAGTCCCTCTCTGGACTGTAAGGCCCTGCAGTCACACTTCCGCCCTTCAGAGGGTCCCTACTAAGGGCGTACAGGGATATATCCCCCATTGGCAAGCCCATCCCCAACCCTCCTCCACCACTTCCTCCACCGATCTTCCTCCCCACTGGGGAGGGCTCGCGGGATGGGTCACTCGATCTCGAACTGGAGTGTGAGCGCCTTCGTCTGTAGCGGTAACTTGGGATGCGAGAGTAAGGCGAAGATGAGGAGGTGGTTTTGATGAAGTCACTTCGGGCTAGGAAGCGtgtctctttgtttttctcGATATATATGTTGACTGCGAGAACACCCACTGATTCAGCCACGATGAAGGAGAGAGCGCCAAAGTAAAAGGACCAGCCATAGTTGTAGTGGTTTTTCTTGTCCTCGTCTTTCTTGTCACTGGGATCCCCGGCGTTACTGGAGATGTAGACAATGATTCCGATGATGTTGCTCAGGCCTGAAGTGAGGAAAGGTaagagaaggagagatggagagaaagcaTGCATGGATGTAAATGTTTAAGCACATAAGTGGATGACAACACTATAGCACTGTTATCAGAGGCTGATTCTGTTTGGGCTCACACACTCT from Sander vitreus isolate 19-12246 chromosome 2, sanVit1, whole genome shotgun sequence includes the following:
- the LOC144529594 gene encoding voltage-dependent calcium channel gamma-4 subunit-like; amino-acid sequence: MAWCDRRVQTLLAVVGAFVAFSLMTIAIGTDYWLYSRAYICNATNASADDSQMQTKKVKGDLTHSGLWRICCIEGINKGSCFRINHFPEDNDYDTDSSEYILRIVRASSLFPILSTVLLMLGGLCVGVGRIYNNKNNILLSAGILFVAAGLSNIIGIIVYISSNAGDPSDKKDEDKKNHYNYGWSFYFGALSFIVAESVGVLAVNIYIEKNKETRFLARSDFIKTTSSSSPYSRIPSYRYRRRRSHSSSRSSDPSREPSPVGRKIGGGSGGGGLGMGLPMGDISLYALSRDPLKGGSVTAGPYSPERDSGFLQVHNCFQKDMKDGVNRRTTPV